One Simonsiella muelleri ATCC 29453 DNA window includes the following coding sequences:
- the zwf gene encoding glucose-6-phosphate dehydrogenase has product MSQKLNNFDMVIFGATGDLAMRKLLPCLYQAHAAGLLHPKGRILCVSRSQMDTAQFLAKVQSDSKIHVKKNFTDALWQNFIQRIEYLTVDVTQPAHFEDLSQAVKARTETDNVIIYLSTAPKFFAPACENLAKVGLNADNVRIVLEKPLGTDLYSSQQINTDVAKYFKENQVYRIDHYLGKESLQNLLPLRFGNVFFEQVWNKDFIQSVQITIAEQLGVEERGEFYDITGALRDMVQNHIMQMLCFVAMEQPKSLNADDVRDEKLKVVAALKPMTSADVDKNVIRAQYTQTAEQKGYLQEHNVPTDSKTETYVAIRAELDTPRWVGVPFYLRTGKRLASRTAEIVLNFKAQDNGLFGANANRLVISLQPDETIVAKLFVKQVGSGLDVQPAEMVLDMGKVSDERRAEAYELLLREVIDGRLNLFNRRDELEKAWEWVMPILDNWANSSVKPYGYIASSWGPKEAQDLLARDGNAWLEDQV; this is encoded by the coding sequence ATGTCTCAAAAACTGAATAATTTTGACATGGTTATTTTTGGTGCAACGGGCGATTTGGCGATGCGAAAATTATTGCCTTGTTTGTATCAGGCACACGCGGCAGGTTTGTTGCATCCTAAAGGTCGCATTTTATGTGTGTCGCGTAGTCAAATGGATACTGCGCAATTTCTCGCTAAAGTACAAAGCGATTCTAAAATTCATGTGAAAAAAAATTTTACTGATGCATTGTGGCAAAATTTCATTCAACGCATTGAATATTTGACGGTTGATGTTACACAACCTGCACATTTTGAGGATTTGAGTCAAGCCGTAAAAGCGCGTACTGAAACGGATAATGTGATTATTTATCTGTCCACTGCGCCAAAATTTTTCGCGCCAGCGTGTGAAAATTTGGCAAAAGTGGGTTTGAATGCTGACAATGTTCGCATTGTATTGGAAAAACCGCTTGGCACGGATTTGTATTCATCACAACAAATTAATACCGATGTGGCAAAATATTTTAAAGAAAATCAAGTCTATCGTATTGACCATTATTTGGGTAAAGAGAGTTTGCAAAATCTGTTGCCGTTGCGTTTTGGTAATGTGTTCTTTGAGCAAGTTTGGAATAAAGATTTTATTCAATCGGTACAAATTACGATCGCAGAACAATTGGGTGTGGAAGAGCGCGGTGAATTTTATGATATTACGGGCGCGTTGCGTGATATGGTGCAAAATCACATCATGCAAATGCTGTGTTTTGTGGCGATGGAACAACCTAAGTCTTTGAATGCAGATGATGTTCGTGATGAAAAATTAAAAGTAGTGGCAGCCTTAAAACCGATGACATCTGCTGATGTGGATAAAAATGTGATTCGCGCACAATACACACAAACCGCAGAACAAAAAGGTTATTTACAAGAACACAACGTCCCAACAGATAGTAAAACCGAAACTTATGTGGCGATTCGTGCTGAATTAGATACGCCACGTTGGGTTGGTGTGCCGTTTTATCTGCGGACCGGCAAACGTTTGGCATCGCGCACAGCAGAAATTGTATTGAATTTCAAAGCACAAGACAACGGCTTGTTCGGTGCCAATGCCAATCGTTTGGTCATCAGTTTGCAGCCTGATGAAACGATTGTCGCAAAATTATTTGTGAAACAAGTGGGGAGTGGCTTGGACGTGCAGCCTGCAGAAATGGTGTTGGATATGGGCAAAGTATCCGATGAACGCCGTGCTGAAGCGTATGAATTGCTGTTGCGAGAAGTGATTGATGGACGTTTAAATTTGTTTAATCGGCGTGATGAGTTGGAAAAAGCGTGGGAATGGGTGATGCCTATTTTGGATAATTGGGCGAACTCTTCTGTTAAACCATATGGTTATATTGCATCTAGTTGGGGGCCAAAAGAAGCACAAGATTTATTAGCGCGTGATGGTAATGCGTGGCTAGAAGATCAGGTGTAA